One genomic segment of Desulfocapsa sulfexigens DSM 10523 includes these proteins:
- a CDS encoding BMP family lipoprotein: MRKTVTSMALALIMSLLFLFSPQQGTASDEFIFGLLMVGPSNDHGWSQAHFEAGKEIEKHIPGSRMIYIDKVNPADRPGVTVPFLVDDLVSKGARLIIGNSDDMTDGIREAAMLHPDVKFIHISGDDALNPKSPENLSNLMGKMEYGQMIAGFAAAMTTTTGKIGYLGPLINDETKRLAAACFLGARYAWTSVLKKDPADLSFKVSWIGFWFNIPGVTSDPTQVAKNFFDSGADVVISGIDTTEALIVADQKKKEGAAVAAIPYDFQGSCNAAPNACLGVPYFNWVPGYTHFISKAIADSWKKEWLWLGPEWTDMNNSMTSSIGFQIGKALSGEIQAQLATFVKGLGDGSISLFSGPLNFQDKSVFLKKGEIATDMQIWNLPQLLEGMEGASQ, translated from the coding sequence ATGAGAAAAACAGTAACCAGCATGGCCTTGGCCCTTATCATGTCCCTGCTATTTCTGTTCAGCCCGCAGCAGGGTACTGCATCCGATGAATTTATTTTTGGCCTGCTCATGGTTGGACCTTCTAATGACCACGGCTGGAGCCAGGCCCATTTTGAAGCTGGAAAAGAAATTGAAAAACACATTCCCGGAAGCAGAATGATTTATATCGACAAAGTAAATCCCGCTGACCGTCCAGGTGTCACGGTACCATTTCTGGTTGATGATCTTGTTTCCAAGGGAGCGCGACTGATTATTGGAAACTCCGACGACATGACCGATGGTATTCGTGAAGCGGCCATGCTCCACCCCGATGTCAAATTTATTCATATTTCAGGTGATGATGCCCTCAACCCCAAATCTCCCGAAAATCTTTCCAACCTTATGGGGAAAATGGAATATGGACAGATGATTGCAGGATTTGCCGCAGCAATGACTACCACAACAGGAAAGATCGGTTACCTCGGGCCTCTGATCAACGATGAAACCAAACGCCTCGCCGCTGCCTGTTTTCTCGGTGCACGGTATGCCTGGACCAGTGTTCTGAAAAAAGATCCCGCTGACCTGAGTTTTAAAGTCTCCTGGATAGGTTTCTGGTTTAACATTCCAGGAGTTACCTCCGACCCAACCCAGGTTGCGAAAAACTTTTTTGACTCCGGAGCCGATGTTGTCATTTCCGGAATTGACACAACAGAAGCACTGATTGTGGCCGACCAGAAGAAAAAGGAAGGCGCGGCGGTAGCTGCTATTCCCTACGACTTTCAGGGGAGCTGTAACGCCGCGCCCAATGCCTGTCTCGGTGTCCCTTATTTTAACTGGGTTCCCGGCTATACTCACTTTATCAGCAAAGCAATCGCTGATAGCTGGAAAAAAGAGTGGCTCTGGCTTGGCCCTGAATGGACGGACATGAACAACAGCATGACCTCTTCCATCGGTTTTCAAATAGGCAAAGCCCTTTCAGGTGAAATACAGGCACAACTTGCCACCTTTGTAAAAGGACTTGGAGATGGATCCATATCTCTTTTTAGCGGCCCCCTTAATTTTCAGGACAAATCTGTCTTCTTGAAAAAAGGTGAAATCGCAACTGACATGCAAATCTGGAACCTCCCTCAACTCCTTGAAGGGATGGAAGGCGCGTCTCAATAA
- a CDS encoding ABC transporter ATP-binding protein gives MDVEFQHISKHFGSVSALTDVSLTAHSGTIHGIIGENGAGKSTLMKILTGYQSKSSGTILIGGQDVKLDNPRQAARLGIGMLYQEPMDFPPLSVLENFSLGTPERKDQKLRLALLSLATRFGFHLDPDRCVGRLTVGERQQIELLRLIHCKTRILILDEPTTGISPAQKEVLFPALKRLAADGMTILLVSHKLEEVASLCDELTVLRHGRTTHHSAAPFYLPELLTAMFGAIPEQTDKIPKRSTGEPILVLEDVEAAGERLGLQQCNTIVTEGEVIGLAGLDGAGQSTFLRLAAGLTTPIEGTVKLFGENLPRTINASLQAQRLKTSFIPADRLEEALFAEISISDHFSLRRSGNTFWHSTKTSRRLTQEAIAQFSIKGQAEDAAGDLSGGNQQRLLLALLDPQSRLLLLENPTRGLDIRSGQWVWNYLRSELSPETTIIFSSPELDEILYYSDRILVFHDGDIVLDSAILNTSHDVIAAAMMGMQEQ, from the coding sequence ATGGATGTAGAATTCCAACATATCTCCAAGCATTTTGGATCAGTCAGTGCCTTAACAGACGTAAGCCTTACTGCGCATTCCGGAACCATCCATGGAATAATTGGTGAGAACGGTGCCGGTAAATCGACACTGATGAAAATCCTCACCGGCTACCAGTCAAAATCGAGCGGGACAATTCTTATTGGCGGCCAGGATGTAAAGCTTGACAATCCGAGGCAAGCAGCACGATTAGGTATTGGTATGCTCTATCAGGAACCGATGGATTTCCCACCTCTCAGCGTCCTTGAAAATTTCAGTCTTGGCACTCCAGAAAGAAAAGATCAGAAATTGCGTTTAGCCCTGCTAAGCCTTGCCACTCGTTTCGGCTTCCACCTTGACCCTGACCGCTGTGTCGGACGTTTAACCGTGGGAGAAAGACAACAGATTGAGTTGCTGCGCCTTATCCACTGTAAAACACGTATCTTGATTCTTGATGAACCAACCACAGGCATTTCGCCTGCCCAGAAAGAGGTTCTCTTTCCCGCCCTCAAGCGACTAGCTGCAGACGGCATGACTATCCTGCTCGTTTCTCACAAACTTGAAGAAGTGGCAAGCCTCTGCGATGAGTTGACAGTGCTTCGTCATGGACGAACAACTCATCACAGTGCTGCGCCCTTTTACCTCCCGGAACTTCTCACCGCCATGTTCGGAGCTATCCCTGAACAGACAGACAAGATACCCAAAAGAAGTACAGGAGAACCGATACTGGTCCTGGAAGATGTGGAAGCAGCTGGAGAACGCCTGGGACTGCAGCAGTGTAACACCATCGTAACAGAGGGTGAAGTTATTGGCCTTGCAGGACTTGACGGTGCGGGTCAATCCACATTTTTGCGTCTCGCTGCGGGGCTGACGACACCCATTGAGGGAACAGTAAAACTCTTTGGAGAAAACCTCCCCCGCACTATTAATGCCAGCCTGCAGGCCCAAAGACTGAAGACCTCTTTCATTCCTGCCGATCGTCTTGAAGAAGCACTCTTTGCAGAAATATCCATAAGTGATCATTTCAGTCTGCGAAGAAGTGGCAATACATTCTGGCACTCCACAAAAACCAGCAGAAGACTGACCCAGGAGGCCATCGCCCAATTTTCCATAAAGGGACAGGCAGAGGATGCAGCAGGAGACCTTTCCGGAGGTAACCAGCAACGTCTCCTCCTGGCCCTGCTCGACCCACAGTCACGCCTGTTACTTCTGGAAAACCCGACCAGAGGGCTCGACATCCGTTCGGGACAATGGGTATGGAACTATCTGCGCAGTGAACTGAGCCCTGAAACAACTATCATTTTTTCATCTCCTGAGCTGGACGAAATTCTCTATTACAGTGATCGTATTCTTGTTTTTCATGATGGTGATATTGTGCTGGACAGCGCTATCCTTAACACCAGTCACGATGTTATTGCTGCAGCTATGATGGGAATGCAGGAACAATGA